A window of Suncus etruscus isolate mSunEtr1 chromosome 4, mSunEtr1.pri.cur, whole genome shotgun sequence contains these coding sequences:
- the FBLIM1 gene encoding filamin-binding LIM protein 1 isoform X1, translating to MAANSEKRVASSVFITLAPPRRDEAVAEVKQAMCEIRPSRPWETLAPEKASGVGSAGRQGPWKAPGRTMATTSAVPSQLSNGGCCPPPPLLDADDPLPDLDLLPPPPPPPVAYLPPEEAPPAPMGVSLISDFEKLHLPPPPPPPQALQPQPPPSHLRPTKELPPPPEEPVSGPEREMSTDICAFCHKTVSPHELAVEAMKRQYHAQCFTCRTCRRQLAGQRFFQKDGRPLCEPCYQDTLEKCGKCGEVIQEHIIRALGQAFHPPCFTCVACARCIGDERFALDNQNEVYCLDDFYRKFAPVCSICENPIIPCDGKDAFKIECMGRNFHENCYRCEDCMVLLSIEPTEQGCYPLNNRLFCKPCHVKRSAAGCC from the exons ATGGCTGCCAATTCTGAGAAGAGGGTGGCCTCATCCGTCTTCATCACCCTGGCACCCCCACGTCGAGATGAGGCGGTGGCGGAAGTGAAGCAGGCAATGTGTGAAATACGACCCAGCCGCCCCTGGGAGACTCTTGCTCCTGAGAAGGCATCTGGGGTTGGCTCAGCGGGCAGGCAGGGCCCCTGGAaggctcctggcaggaccatggCCACTACATCTGCTGTACCCTCTCAGCTCTCCAATGGAG GATGCTGTCCCCCACCTCCTCTCCTGGATGCTGATGACCCACTCCCTGACTTGGACCTTCTCCcgcctccaccaccaccccctgtgGCTTACCTGCCTCCTGAGGAGGCACCCCCAGCCCCAATGGGAGTGTCCCTCATTTCAGATTTCGAAAAGCTGCAccttcctccacctccacctccacctcaG GCTCTCCAGCCTCAGCCTCCACCCAGTCACCTCAGGCCCACGAAGGAGCTGCCCCCTCCTCCAGAGGAACCAGTCAGCGGACCAGAAAGGGAAATGTCCACAG ACATCTGTGCCTTCTGCCACAAGACCGTGTCCCCGCATGAGCTGGCTGTGGAGGCCATGAAGCGGCAGTACCATGCTCAGTGCTTCACCTGTCGTACATGCCGCCGCCAGCTGGCCGGGCAGCGTTTCTTTCAGAAGGACGGCCGGCCTCTCTGTGAGCCCTGCTACCAG GACACCCTGGAGAAGTGTGGCAAGTGTGGTGAGGTGATCCAGGAACACATCATCAGGGCCCTGGGCCAGGCCTTCCACCCACCCTGCTTCACGTGTGTGGCCTGTGCTCGTTGCATAGGGGATGAGCGTTTCGCCCTGGACAACCAGAATGAAGTGTACTGCCTGGATGACTTCTACAG GAAATTTGCCCCCGTGTGCAGCATCTGTGAGAATCCCATCATCCCCTGCGATGGGAAAGATGCCTTCAAAATTGAGTGCATGGGAAGAAACTTCCATGAAAATTGCTACAGGTGTGAG GACTGCATGGTGCTGCTGTCCATCGAGCCCACAGAGCAGGGCTGCTACCCGCTGAACAACCGTCTCTTCTGCAAGCCCTGCCACGTGAAGCGAAGTGCTGCAGGGTGCTGCTGA
- the FBLIM1 gene encoding filamin-binding LIM protein 1 isoform X2 gives MAANSEKRVASSVFITLAPPRRDEAVAEVKQAMCEIRPSRPWETLAPEKASGVGSAGRQGPWKAPGRTMATTSAVPSQLSNGDICAFCHKTVSPHELAVEAMKRQYHAQCFTCRTCRRQLAGQRFFQKDGRPLCEPCYQDTLEKCGKCGEVIQEHIIRALGQAFHPPCFTCVACARCIGDERFALDNQNEVYCLDDFYRKFAPVCSICENPIIPCDGKDAFKIECMGRNFHENCYRCEDCMVLLSIEPTEQGCYPLNNRLFCKPCHVKRSAAGCC, from the exons ATGGCTGCCAATTCTGAGAAGAGGGTGGCCTCATCCGTCTTCATCACCCTGGCACCCCCACGTCGAGATGAGGCGGTGGCGGAAGTGAAGCAGGCAATGTGTGAAATACGACCCAGCCGCCCCTGGGAGACTCTTGCTCCTGAGAAGGCATCTGGGGTTGGCTCAGCGGGCAGGCAGGGCCCCTGGAaggctcctggcaggaccatggCCACTACATCTGCTGTACCCTCTCAGCTCTCCAATGGAG ACATCTGTGCCTTCTGCCACAAGACCGTGTCCCCGCATGAGCTGGCTGTGGAGGCCATGAAGCGGCAGTACCATGCTCAGTGCTTCACCTGTCGTACATGCCGCCGCCAGCTGGCCGGGCAGCGTTTCTTTCAGAAGGACGGCCGGCCTCTCTGTGAGCCCTGCTACCAG GACACCCTGGAGAAGTGTGGCAAGTGTGGTGAGGTGATCCAGGAACACATCATCAGGGCCCTGGGCCAGGCCTTCCACCCACCCTGCTTCACGTGTGTGGCCTGTGCTCGTTGCATAGGGGATGAGCGTTTCGCCCTGGACAACCAGAATGAAGTGTACTGCCTGGATGACTTCTACAG GAAATTTGCCCCCGTGTGCAGCATCTGTGAGAATCCCATCATCCCCTGCGATGGGAAAGATGCCTTCAAAATTGAGTGCATGGGAAGAAACTTCCATGAAAATTGCTACAGGTGTGAG GACTGCATGGTGCTGCTGTCCATCGAGCCCACAGAGCAGGGCTGCTACCCGCTGAACAACCGTCTCTTCTGCAAGCCCTGCCACGTGAAGCGAAGTGCTGCAGGGTGCTGCTGA